The Castor canadensis chromosome 8, mCasCan1.hap1v2, whole genome shotgun sequence genome contains a region encoding:
- the Prickle1 gene encoding prickle-like protein 1, with the protein MPLEMDPKMSKLAFGCQRSSTSDDDSGCALEEYAWVPPGLRPEQIQLYFACLPEEKVPYVNSPGEKHRVKQLLYQLPPHDNEVRYCQSLSEEEKKELQVFSAQRKKEALGRGSIKLLSRAVMHAVCEQCGLKINGGEVAVFASRAGPGVCWHPSCFVCFTCNELLVDLIYFYQDGKIHCGRHHAELLKPRCSACDEIIFADECTEAEGRHWHMKHFCCLECETVLGGQRYIMKDGRPFCCGCFESLYAEYCETCGEHIGVDHAQMTYDGQHWHATEACFSCAQCKASLLGCPFLPKQGQIYCSKTCSLGEDVHASDSSDSAFQSARSRDSRRSVRMGKSSRSADQCRQSLLLSPALNYKFPGLSGNADDTLSRKLDDLSLSRQGANFANEEFWKGRVEQETPEDPEEWAEHEDYMTQLLLKFGDKSLFQQQPSEMDIRASEHWISDNMVKNKTELKQNHQSLASKKYQSDMYWAQSQDGLGDSAYGSHPGPASSRRLQELDLDHGASGYNHEQTQWYEDSLECLSDLKPEQSVRDSMDSLALSNITGASVDGEGKPRPSLYSLQNFEEMEADECEKMSNMGTLNSSMLHRSAESLKSLSSELCPEKIMPEEKPVHLPVLRRSKSQSRPQQVKFSDDVIDNGSYDNIEIRQPPMSERTRRRVYHFEERGSRPHHHRRRRSRKSRSDNALNLVTERKYSPKDRLRLYTPDNYEKFIQNKSAREIQAYIQNADLYGQYTHATSDYALQNPGLNRFLGLYGEDDDSWCSSSSSSSDSEEEGYFLGQPIPQPRPQRFAYYTDDLSSPASALPTPQFSQRTTKSKKKKGHKGKNCIIS; encoded by the exons ATGCCTTTGGAGATGGACCCCAAAATGAGCAAACTGGCCTTTGGGTGTCAGAGAAGTTCCACCTCGGATGATGATTCGGGCTGTGCGCTGGAGGAATACGCCTGGGTCCCCCCCGGCCTTAGACCAGAGCAG ATCCAGCTCTATTTTGCATGCTTGCCAGAGGAAAAGGTTCCGTACGTGAACAGCCCTGGAGAGAAGCATCGGGTTAAACAGCTTTTATACCAGTTGCCACCACATGACAATGAG GTGCGGTATTGCCAGTCTTTGAgtgaagaggagaagaaagaattgcAGGTGTTCAGTgctcagaggaagaaagaagctCTCGGGAGAGGATCCATTAAACTCTTGTCCAGAGCAGTAATGCATGCCGTGTGTGAGCAG TGTGGATTGAAGATAAACGGAGGGGAAGTTGCAGTGTTTGCCTCTCGTGCAGGCCCTGGTGTGTGCTGGCACCCATCCTGTTTTGTCTGTTTCACGTGTAATGAGCTGCTAGTCGACCTCATCTATTTTTATCAGGATGGAAAAATTCACTGTGGCAGGCATCACGCAGAACTGCTCAAACCCCGGTGCTCAGCATGTGACGAG ATAATTTTTGCTGATGAGTGCACAGAAGCTGAGGGTCGCCACTGGCACATGAAACACTTCTGCTGCCTTGAGTGTGAAACCGTCCTGGGAGGACAGCGGTACATCATGAAAGATGGCCGCCCTTTCTGCTGTGGCTGCTTTGAGTCTCTCTATGCCGAGTACTGTGAAACATGTGGAGAACATATTG GTGTTGACCATGCTCAGATGACCTACGATGGGCAGCACTGGCATGCCACAGAAGCATGCTTTTCCTGTGCCCAGTGTAAAGCCTCTTTGTTGGGATGTCCCTTCCTTCCCAAACAAGGTCAGATTTATTGCTCAAAAACCTGTAGCCTGGGTGAAGACGTCCATGCTTCTGACTCTTCCGACTCTGCGTTCCAGTCAGCTCGATCAAGAGACTCCAGAAGAAGTGTCCGCATGGGCAAAAGCAGCCGGTCAGCAGATCAGTGCAGACAGTCCCTTCTCTTGTCCCCTGCTCTGAACTATAAGTTTCCAGGCCTTTCAGGCAATGCTGATGACACCCTTTCTAGGAAGCTGGATGATCTGAGTCTCTCCAGGCAAGGAGCAAATTTTGCCAATGAAGAATTCTGGAAAGGCAGAGTAGAGCAGGAAACCCCCGAAGACCCTGAAGAATGGGCTGAGCATGAAGACTATATGACACAGCTCCTCCTCAAGTTTGGTGATAAAAGCCTCTTTCAGCAGCAGCCCAGTGAGATGGATATTAGAGCCAGTGAGCATTGGATATCTGATAACATGGTTAAAAATAAGACCGAGTTAAAGCAAAATCACCAGAGCCTTGCAAGTAAAAAATACCAATCTGATATGTATTGGGCCCAGTCACAAGATGGACTGGGTGATTCGGCATATGGCAGCCACCCAGGCCCTGCAAGCAGCAGAAGGCTCCAGGAATTGGATCTGGACCACGGTGCTTCAGGATATAATCATGAGCAAACACAGTGGTATGAAGATTCCCTGGAGTGTTTATCAGACTTGAAACCAGAGCAAAGTGTCCGAGATTCTATGGATTCTTTGGCTTTGTCTAATATCACAG GGGCTTCTGTGGATGGTGAAGGCAAGCCAAGGCCGTCCTTATATTCTCTACAAAACTTTGAGGAGATGGAGGCCGATGAGTGTGAGAAAATGAGCAATATGGGAACTCTGAACTCGTCCATGTTGCACAGGAGTGCCGAGTCCTTAAAAAGTCTAAGTTCAGAGTTGTGTCCTGAAAAAATCATGCCTGAAGAGAAACCAGTCCATCTGCCAGTGCTCAGAAGATCCAAGTCTCAGTCCAGACCACAGCAGGTGAAATTTTCGGATGATGTTATTGACAATGGAAGCTATGACAACATTGAAATCCGCCAGCCGCCAATGAGCGAAAGGACTCGGAGACGGGTCTACCATTTTGAAGAGAGGGGATCCAGGCCTCATCATCATCGCCGCAGGAGAAGTAGAAAGTCCCGCTCTGACAATGCCCTGAATCTCGTCACAGAAAGGAAATACTCCCCTAAGGACAGACTGCGGCTTTACACTCCCGATAATTACGAGAAATTTATTCAGAATAAAAGTGCCCGGGAGATCCAGGCGTACATCCAGAATGCTGATCTGTATGGACAGTATACCCACGCCACCTCAGATTACGCACTGCAGAACCCAGGCCTGAACAGGTTTCTGGGGCTGTATGGGGAGGACGATGACTCCTGgtgctcctcctcctcttcctcttctgacTCAGAAGAGGAAGGATATTTTCTCGGACAACCAATCCCTCAGCCCCGGCCACAGAGATTCGCTTACTATACAGATGACCTTTCTAGTCCAGCTTCGGCACTGCCCACCCCTCAGTTTAGTCAGAGGACAACTAAATCCAAGAAGAAAAAGGGACACAAGGGCAAAAACTGTATTATTTCTTAA